The sequence below is a genomic window from Pseudomonas cannabina.
CGCGGACCGCAGGCATCACGCCGAACACCACGACGCCCACCCCGTAAAGCAGATAGAACGCTACAGCTGGCCCGATCACCGGCGTGGGCAGCATCAGTGGTCCCAGCCATTCGCGGTAAGTCGGCCCCATGAAAACCCCCAGCCAAAGGCCATCAAGGATCAGAAACGCCAGCAGTGTGGCGAAGTAAGCCGCGAGATATTTTTTCATGGAATTCCTTGGTCAAGATATTGCAGTCTGGGCCTGATTCGCCTGTTTTCGCCTTGTCTAACCTT
It includes:
- a CDS encoding DUF2177 family protein — protein: MKKYLAAYFATLLAFLILDGLWLGVFMGPTYREWLGPLMLPTPVIGPAVAFYLLYGVGVVVFGVMPAVREQRLGRATLYSGLLGLVAYGTYDLTNWATLQGWPAQLALVDLAWGTVVSALAGTAGYLAVRRFA